The Methanobrevibacter sp. sequence TTGAATCGTCCAAATCAGGATTGAGGATTACTCCTCCTTCAATAGACTCATCATCAAAAGCATCAGATTCTTCTAAATCCCTATATTCATTATGAATAGGTATGATCTCATCAACATCATCTTCAAAATCATTGGAAGTTTCATAAGATTCGTCATCTTCAAACTCCAATTCCTTAAAGACTTCAGAGATGGACTTGGATTTAGTAAATCTAGTTTCTTTATTAGAAGTGGAATCTTTAGCTCCGGGAGCTGATTCATCGTTTCCCTTGGAAACGTCTTCCAAATTACTATTTTTTGAATTAGTCATTTTATCTCCTTACTTAAAAATACTAAGGATACTCACTCATCATAATTTACACACCATAATACCCTTAGTAAAATCGCTATAAATACGATTAAATGAATAATAAATATAAATATTAATTTAAAACCAAACCAAATAAATTAAAACAAATTGAAAAATGATTAGAGATTAATCATATCCTCTCCATTTATGCCCGCATTTTTCACAAGTGAAGAAACGGGTTGGCGCCTCATCTGCACTGCGGGTCTGAAGCAATTCATAGGAAGCACGGTCATGTCCGCATTTAGGACAGATTTCACGTACAGTGGATTTCATACCGGTTTCATCTCCTCTCATGATGACGGTATCTTCGGTCTCCACCTTTTTCTCAACGGAATACTCTTCCTTTACCTCATCAGACAAATCCTTCTTATACCCACAGGAATTGCATTTCAAATATTTCTTAGTTACTTCTTCCTGGTCTTCACCATCTTCTTTCTTGTCCTCTTCAATGATAACTTCTTCAAAAGGA is a genomic window containing:
- a CDS encoding transcription factor S, with protein sequence MEFCPDCGGMMLPFEEVIIEEDKKEDGEDQEEVTKKYLKCNSCGYKKDLSDEVKEEYSVEKKVETEDTVIMRGDETGMKSTVREICPKCGHDRASYELLQTRSADEAPTRFFTCEKCGHKWRGYD